A single window of Gossypium hirsutum isolate 1008001.06 chromosome A10, Gossypium_hirsutum_v2.1, whole genome shotgun sequence DNA harbors:
- the LOC121208249 gene encoding homeobox-leucine zipper protein ATHB-6, which yields MKRLGSSDSLSALMSICPTSDERSPRNNNVYSREFQSMLEGFDEEGCFEELTVGHGGGAKKRRLSVDQVKALEKNFEVENKLEPDRKSKLAQELGLQPRQVAVWFQNRRARWKTKQLERDYGVLKTSYESLKLNYSNLRHENEDLLKQISELKAKLIEPPPGSSLGTSLEPAEVNCESFNDGGGNGSVGGGGDTVFPDLKDGSSDSDSSAILNEENNSGGDMEGGSPNNGAASSPSSMNNCFQLFKTTYQTPQFVKMEEHDFISSTADEVCNFFSDEQAPSLQWWI from the exons ATGAAGAGACTTGGCAGCTCAGATTCATTGAGTGCTTTGATGTCAATCTGCCCAACTTCAG ATGAACGTAGTCCAAGAAACAACAATGTTTACAGTCGAGAGTTTCAGTCGATGTTAGAAGGATTCGATGAAGAAGGTTGTTTTGAAGAATTAACAGTCGGCCATGGCGGGGGTGCCAAGAAGAGACGATTAAGTGTGGATCAAGTGAAGGCATTGGAGAAGAATTTTGAAGTTGAAAACAAACTCGAACCCGACAGAAAATCGAAACTAGCTCAAGAACTTGGGTTGCAGCCACGACAAGTTGCTGTCTGGTTTCAAAACCGACGTGCTAGATGGAAAACAAAGCAATTGGAAAGAGATTATGGAGTTCTTAAGACCAGTTATGAATCTCTTAAGCTCAATTATAGTAACCTCCGCCATGAAAATGAAGATCTTCTCAAACAG ATTAGTGAGCTGAAGGCAAAACTCATCGAGCCGCCGCCGGGTTCATCTTTGGGTACCTCATTGGAGCCGGCGGAAGTGAACTGCGAGAGCTTCAACGACGGCGGCGGCAATGGATCAGTTGGTGGTGGTGGCGACACCGTTTTCCCGGACTTGAAAGACGGATCATCAGATAGTGATTCGAGCGCTATCTTGAATGAAGAAAACAACAGCGGCGGAGACATGGAGGGGGGCAGCCCAAACAACGGGGCAGCTTCTTCACCGTCCTCCATGAATAACTGCTTCCAGTTGTTCAAAACAACGTATCAAACCCCGCAATTTGTGAAGATGGAAGAGCATGATTTCATCAGTAGTACTGCAGATGAAGTCTGCAATTTCTTTTCAGATGAACAAGCTCCAAGTCTTCAATGGTGGATCTAA